Proteins found in one Colletes latitarsis isolate SP2378_abdomen chromosome 8, iyColLati1, whole genome shotgun sequence genomic segment:
- the LOC143345024 gene encoding nuclear protein 1 has product MSDYYVDEYEHFNYDYDKHIFTGHSGKQRSKREALTHTNHFDPCGHSRKILTKLMNSEHNKRNAGKTKA; this is encoded by the coding sequence ATGTCTGACTACTACGTTGATGAATACGAGCATTTTAACTACGATTACGACAAGCATATCTTCACCGGCCACAGTGGTAAACAACGAAGCAAACGCGAAGCTTTGACACATACAAATCATTTCGATCCGTGCGGCCATTCTAGAAAGATCCTGACTAAATTGATGAATTCCGAGCACAATAAACGAAATGCTGGAAAGACCAAAGCATAA
- the Mu2 gene encoding mutator 2, whose protein sequence is MDMLPTQVCENYDFISTQKLPHSSQYEAGQEAIQIGVLNVGSNAYPIKRGITKIGRHRECNIVLYDQTVSKVHAEIEASSCETSVWICDLNSSNKTKLNNSILRPGRCYELKDGSVIEFGMVRAIYKLHYSMDDSMIPETPAPPRQMKLVIPGTPDSSMNNSSALEGNDSVIPSTQGGDEKSVFRRPCIPQHNYSNNSSSSSNIKKTIVHDFSTDDNMDDSSNFTKQEKENVAVQRVSIHDMDTQKSFESQNETDIHDVETQKICTNKITTTENLCHKKPIDIHDMETQHDQNLQMQGNVTDIHEMETQYDIGIHDVKPSRAIGRQNVSAQDAEDSIRDVEKHKTEKTELPEDTKSSDKMNVQNIEAKEGKCCSNNANIYDDKYEGNNTSKTVVTIKQEDIIMHDEQTEDIQKASQGCLQLSLSTNFEDDCSELDKSHNLLGSQNLLEDLIEDDDVLNKSHSKTSMSIKSSCLNNNETTEKSTDDESIFDAATQVNTKAGNVFKTVTQSIEYPLKAALVEDDSDDTDQECLFQRYSRIASQDSQNPSKSQSLNSEDSDTDEEGQFTEIAVKEKRACFEARQNANKEVTSGDSDDLFEMPTQQINRRSKNSLTTVDVDFDAPTQVIKTKKSEDNTKVKDIEIDDLAATQILQTIESSSSANKPIDLTKNNAVSTEKDITEMDDNMPTQIMNISETVPESGKNESPSSDLLNPNSVDGNSDKDIDYEMAPTQLISEVDKSQSVPNAGDRKNALKKLKETNLNDTLEQNLNDMFEDVNEDDIEDQSLMSTQVLTNILQSSQHENKSDTSNVDSESPANSKVKESPKGRKRKTPLIDSISHSTPRKQNRRSNLKNTTINDESQNAGNYIANLTSTQKQNILLNSQGVASPVKNTSDNSKEEEHETMSEAMSVMNNKNISVCETLLKSTPKRLPVPRSLARNKNVESEVSETITERTDESKNNKDMLEESSKTDNQVSITSVNTRQSRLMSLVLNNDDDILAGLPEVRISGTLSNPASPTTPISKKRSQKKAVSRKKQTSRKSTRKLPVRGNAEDAEPCVSELNSSPILGTVSRLNGDKASTNIHESDDERITESSKQSTRKIASETLHKSKKKSLSREKSISAIDLQEQTRIAPIQSNRMTRNSSKENVDNSSIFQVQNEDLIGNTVIEPAQRTTLSSSRLEKKSLNSADIIETSNTKKRKGNANKSTSRGIKGRKSTARNTIVNQNSTNIHDYVIKQNSPVNVEDPCNTQLSVSQENLQSKQLVIKIMKISHNERTDCLSPSTPNESIVENNNMEIKQTRRTRVNKRVASNNAVTTETEEAVQNVRTRGNKSQKVTNRQQYEVEIVCSQSGEESQEVEMIMNASLKDQSTNLDTHKKTEIHEKISGRTRNTRKREATVIYTDEDSLNSNSSDLVQFDNEQFQRPSSKAKRAKTLKNSSNITNIPESEPDTRPKTNNKRPFKLTRGSQQSASDSSMSDHLETNNSTSFVKNTSSKVNSTRSRGRQPKAKKLKVDKKQNEHFIEDSSSSEMNSSVDNTSILSTPTRLRRSMSSSLSASSPLRVKHKILFTGITNDYSKLLSKLGASQVEDASKCDVLVTDKVRRTVKFLCALAQSVPIVSIDWLIESEKVGHFVELKNYILKDPVAEAKFGFKLRGSLEKAKEHKLLEGYTIILTPNVAPPPLPELKSIISSCGGKSLVRPPSSWPRQAVIISRVEDLANAKKFLTKAPKTVTIQSTEFLLTGILRQELNFDKLHTCQQQRMVRHPRKQHHV, encoded by the exons ATGGATATGTTGCCAACGcaagtttgtgaaaattatGATTTTATATCAACGCAGAAATTGCCTCATTCCTCACAATATGAAGCAGGACAAGAAGCAATAcaa ATTGGGGTACTGAATGTCGGCTCCAATGCATATCCAATTAAAAGAGGAATTACCAAAATTGGCAGACATCGAGAATGCAATATTGTTCTGTACGATCAG ACGGTATCTAAGGTGCACGCGGAAATCGAAGCAAGCAGTTGTGAGACATCCGTATGGATCTGCGATCTGAATTCTTCCAATAAAACAAAACTCAACAAT TCAATATTAAGGCCGGGGCGATGCTATGAATTGAAAGATGGAAGCGTGATCGAATTTGGCATGGTTCGCGCAATTTACAAGCTCCATTATTCAATGGATGACTCTATGATCCCAGAAACACCGGCACCGCCACGTCAAATGAAACTAGTTATTCCGGGAACACCTGACTCGTCAATG AACAATTCATCCGCTTTGGAGGGGAATGACTCTGTAATACCTAGCACTCAAGGTGGAGATGAAAAATCCGTATTTCGACGTCCCTGTATACCTCAACATAACtacagcaacaacagcagcagcagcagcaacattaAGAAAACTATTGTTCATGATTTTTCCACTGATGACAACATGGATGATTCATCAAATTTCACTAAGCAGGAAAAGGAAAATGTAGCTGTACAAAGGGTCAGTATTCATGATATGGACACGCAAAAATCGTTTGAATCGCAAAACGAAACGGATATCCATGACGTTGAAACTCAAAAGATCTGCACGAATAAGATTACAACTACTGAAAACCTCTGTCATAAGAAGCCAATTGACATTCATGATATGGAAACGCAACACGATCAGAACTTACAGATGCAAGGTAATGTTACTGATATCCACGAAATGGAGACTCAATATGATATAGGCATCCATGATGTAAAGCCATCAAGAGCGATTGGGCGTCAGAACGTTTCAGCACAAGATGCTGAGGATAGCATTCGAGATGTCGAGAAacataaaacagaaaaaacagagTTACCAGAAGATACTAAAAGCAGTGATAAGATGAATGTACAAAATATTGAAGCTAAAGAGGGAAAGTGCTGTTCTAATAATGCTAATATTTACGACGATAAATACGAAGGAAATAATACGTCTAAAACAGTcgtaactataaaacaagaagaTATTATTATGCACGATGAGCAAACTGAAGATATTCAGAAAGCTTCACAAGGTTGCCTGCAATTATCGCTTTCGACAAATTTTGAGGATGACTGTTCAGAGCTTGATAAAAGCCATAATTTACTTGGTTCGCAAAATTTATTAGAGGACTTGATTGAAGATGACGATGTACTGAATAAATCACATTCAAAAACATCGATGTCTATAAAGTCTTCATGCCTGAATAACAATGAAACGACTGAAAAGAGCACTGACGATGAGAGCATATTTGACGCGGCAACGCAAGTCAACACTAAGGCTGGAAATGTTTTCAAAACCGTTACTCAATCCATTGAGTATCCACTTAAAGCTGCTTTAGTGGAAGATGACTCTGATGACACTGATCAAGAATGTTTATTTCAAAGATATTCGCGTATTGCCAGTCAAGATAGTCAAAACCCTTCGAAAAGTCAGTCACTTAACAGCGAAGATTCAGATACGGACGAGGAAGGTCAATTCACGGAAATAGCCGTGAAAGAAAAACGAGCATGTTTTGAAGCGCGACAGAATGCAAATAAAGAAGTTACAAGTGGGGACTCGGACGACCTATTTGAGATGCCTACACAACAGATAAACCGAAGGAGCAAAAATTCATTAACTACAGTTGACGTTGATTTTGATGCTCCAACGCAAGTAATTAAAACGAAGAAATCTGAAGACAACACAAAAGTAAAAGACATAGAAATCGACGATTTGGCAGCGACACAAATTCTTCAAACAATTGAATCTTCCTCAAGTGCAAACAAGCCGATcgatttaacaaaaaataatgCAGTATCTACCGAAAAAGATATTACTGAAATGGATGATAATATGCCTACTCAAATAATGAACATTTCCGAAACGGTTCCAGAATCTGGTAAGAATGAATCGCCCAGTTCTGACCTTTTGAATCCAAACTCCGTGGATGGAAACAGTGATAAAGATATTGATTATGAAATGGCACCAACGCAATTAATCAGTGAGGTCGACAAAAGCCAATCTGTACCAAATGCTGGCGATAGGAAAAAtgctttaaaaaaattgaaagaaacaaatttaaatGATACATTGGAACAAAATCTAAATGATATGTTCGAGGATGTAAATGAGGACGATATAGAAGATCAATCGCTGATGTCAACCCAGGTTCTTACAAATATTTTGCAGTCGTCGCAACATGAGAATAAATCTGACACTAGTAATGTAGATAGTGAGTCCCCAGCAAATAGTAAAGTAAAGGAATCCCCAAAAGGTAGAAAAAGAAAAACTCCACTAATTGATTCAATATCTCATTCAACGCCGAGAAAACAGAATCGTAGATCCAATTTAAAGAATACCACTATCAACGACGAATCACAAAATGCGGGAAATTATATCGCCAATCTTACTTCAACgcaaaaacaaaatattttattgaattcCCAAGGCGTTGCTAGCCCTGTTAAAAATACATCAGACAATAGCAAAGAAGAGGAACATGAAACAATGTCAGAAGCTATGAGTGTTATGAATAATAAAAACATTAGTGTTTGTGAAACACTATTGAAGTCTACACCTAAACGTTTACCAGTGCCAAGATCATTGGCAAGAAATAAAAATGTGGAATCAGAAGTGTCTGAAACGATCACAGAGAGAACAGACGAATCtaaaaataacaaagatatGTTGGAAGAATCTTCCAAAACGGATAATCAAGTATCGATAACATCAGTGAATACCAGACAATCTCGACTAATGTCTTTGGTATTGAATAATGATGATGATATTTTAGCTGGTTTACCTGAAGTTAGAATTTCAGGTACTTTATCTAATCCAGCAAGTCCAACAACGCCGATATCAAAAaaacgaagccaaaaaaaggctgtATCTAGAAAGAAACAAACATCGCGGAAATCAACACGAAAACTACCTGTTCGTGGAAACGCGGAAGATGCTGAACCTTGTGTCAGTGAATTGAATTCTTCACCAATTTTGGGAACAGTTAGTCGTCTTAATGGCGACAAAGCGTCCACGAACATACACGAAAGTGACGATGAAAGAATAACTGAATCGTCTAAGCAATCGACGAGGAAAATAGCATCTGAAACCTTACATAAATCCAAAAAGAAATCTCTATCGCGAGAAAAATCAATCTCTGCTATCGATTTACAAGAACAAACAAGAATTGCTCCCATTCAGAGCAATAGAATGACTCGTAATTCCAGCAAAGAGAATGTTGATAATTCGTCTATTTTTCAGGTACAAAATGAAGATTTGATTGGAAACACAGTTATCGAACCTGCGCAAAGAACTACTTTAAGTTCTTCACGTCTTGAAAAGAAATCACTCAACTCGGCAGATATAATTGAAACTAGTAACACAAAAAAGCGTAAGGGCAATGCCAATAAAAGTACTTCCAGAGGAATTAAAGGTAGAAAGAGTACTGCTAGAAACACAATCGTCAACCAAAATTCTACTAATATTCATGATTACGTAATTAAACAAAACTCGCCAGTCAATGTAGAAGATCCATGCAACACGCAGCTGTCAGTTAGTCAAGAAAACTTACAGTCTAAACAATTGGTaattaaaattatgaaaatatctCATAATGAACGAACGGATTGTTTATCTCCAAGTACCCCGAACGAGTCAATAGTCGAAAATAACAACATGGAAATTAAACAAACTCGTCGAACACGCGTCAATAAACGAGTTGCTTCAAACAATGCAGTTACGACGGAAACTGAGGAAGCTGTACAAAATGTAAGGACACGAGGAAACAAGAGTCAGAAAGTAACGAATAGACAGCAATATGAGGTAGAAATTGTCTGTTCTCAAAGTGGAGAAGAATCACAAGAAGTGGAGATGATAATGAATGCTTCGCTTAAAGATCAAAGTACTAATTTAGACACGCACAAAAAGAcagaaatacatgaaaaaataagtgGCAGAACTAGAAATACTAGAAAACGTGAAGCTACGGTCATTTACACGGACGAAGATTCCTTAAACAGTAattcttctgatttggttcaATTTGATAATGAACAATTTCAAAGACCCAGTTCAAAAGCTAAACGAGCAAAAACGttaaaaaattcttcaaatATCACTAACATCCCAGAAAGTGAACCTGATACAAGACCGAAGACGAACAATAAACGACCATTCAAATTAACACGTGGTTCCCAACAATCAGCTTCAGATTCCTCAATGTCGGATCATTTAGAAACTAATAATAGTACAAGTTTTGTAAAGAATACGTCGAGTAAAGTGAATAGTACTAGATCAAGAGGAAGACAACCAAAAGCAAAGAAGCTTAAAGTTGACAAAAAACAAAATGAACATTTCATAGAGGACAGTTCTTCATCAGAAATGAATTCCAGTGTTGATAATACATCAATTCTTTCAACGCCTACCAGATTACGCAGAAGTATGTCTTCTTCATTATCAGCATCATCGCCACTCAGAGTAaaacataaaattttattcacgggTATTACGAACGACTACAGCAAATTATTGTCAAAATTGG GTGCCTCGCAAGTTGAAGATGCATCAAAATGTGATGTATTAGTTACAGACAAAGTACGAAGAACTGTTAAGTTTTTGTGTGCATTAGCGCAATCTGTACCAATAGTTTCAATTGATTGGTTAATTGAAAGTGAAAAAGTTGGCCACTTCGTggagttaaaaaattatatcttgAAAGACCCTGTTGCGGAAGCTAAATTTGGGTTCAAATTAAGGGGAAGCTTAGAAAAGGCAAAAGAACACAAGCTGTTAGAAGGATACACAATTATACTAACACCCAATGTAGCACCTCCACCTTTACCGGAATTAAAAAGTATAATAAGTTCGTGCGGTGGTAAATCGTTAGTTCGACCACCATCATCATGGCCACGGCAAGCAGTGATCATTTCTCGAGTGGAAGATTTAGCAAACGCAAAAAAGTTTCTCACGAAAGCTCCAAAAACTGTCACTATACAGTCCACGGAATTTTTATTAACTGGAATCTTAAGACAGGAGTTAAACTTTGATAA
- the Est-6 gene encoding venom carboxylesterase-6 — protein MLSSKTSAMKLSTVLVFLTVASSCQARSPRVETSSGGIVGYVKKSRLGREYAAFEGVPYAQPPLGKLRFLPPKPVLKWTKDLPATKKSQVCTQYLMAPVKGDRVVGCEDCLYMNIYVPIIKDKKKLLPVMFWIHGGAFQFASGNMADETLLMDRDVILVTINYRLGPFGFLSTGDRVLPGNMGLKDQSMALRWVSNNIHFFGGNSKEITLFGMSAGGSSVHYHYLSPLSAGLFQRGISISGVALDCWTQSKHVQERALKLGALMRCPTVNLRKMIECLRERPARLISQAVGDFMYWLYNPFTPFGPVIERQKCPRPFINKSPFEIIAKGEALDVPWITGVVSEEGLYTAAEFIANEELLEELNVKWDKISPFLLDFNCTIPLEQHKSVSKMIRKHYLGSENICSKTTAAVVQMMSDRLFKLDYAKAVRLQAEMHKSPVWTYLYSYRAQHSLSDRLSGTNRNFGVSHGDDIFLILDSTIANTSNSLDKKMQEVLLDFYTSFAIEGKPKIGKVEWKKLVGNEKAFSYLHIKNPSELVMASDNDFAEKNFWDTINFNENKLSKSLTTEVRDKVNEK, from the exons ATGCTTAGTTCCAAAACAAGCGCCATGAAGTTATCAACCGTTCTAGTTTTTCTGACAGTCGCTAGTAGTTGTCAGGCACGATCACCGCGGGTCGAGACATCTTCAGGAGGTATAGTTGGTTACGTTAAGAAGTCTCGTTTAGGTAGGGAGTATGCAGCTTTCGAAGGTGTTCCTTACGCGCAGCCTCCTCTTGGAAAACTTCGGTTTTTA CCACCGAAACCTGTTCTAAAATGGACCAAGGATCTTCCAGCAACGAAAAAGAGTCAGGTTTGCACGCAATACCTCATGGCTCCGGTAAAGGGAGACAGGGTCGTAGGTTGCGAGGATTGTTTGTACATGAACATTTACGTACCAATTATAAAGGATAAAAAAAAGTTGTTGCCAGTGATGTTTTGGATCCACGGTGGAGCTTTCCAGTTCGCTAGTGGAAACATGGCGGACGAGACGCTTTTGATGGATCGCGATGTAATATTGGTCACAATCAATTATCGTTTAGGACCTTTCG GTTTCCTTAGCACGGGAGACCGTGTGCTACCGGGAAACATGGGACTGAAAGATCAGAGTATGGCTTTGCGATGGGTGTCGAACAATATTCATTTCTTCGGTGGCAATTCCAAAGAAATCACTCTCTTTGGCATGAGTGCTGGTGGTTCAAGCGTGCACTATCATTATTTATCGCCGTTAAGTGCTGGACTATTCCAAC GTGGCATATCGATAAGCGGTGTAGCACTCGATTGCTGGACACAGTCGAAACACGTTCAGGAAAGAGCTTTAAAACTGGGTGCTCTGATGAGATGTCCCACGGTCAATCTAAGAAAAATGATCGAATGTTTACGAGAACGTCCAGCCCGACTTATTTCTCAAGCTGTTGGTGATTTCATG TATTGGCTATATAATCCGTTCACTCCGTTCGGGCCAGTCATCGAGAGGCAAAAGTGTCCTCGTCCGTTTATTAATAAATCACCGTTCGAGATCATTGCTAAAGGCGAAGCGTTAGACGTTCCGTGGATTACAGGAGTCGTTAGCGAGGAGGGATTATATACTGCTGCAG AATTTATCGCCAACGAGGAACTTTTGGAAGAGCTGAACGTGAAATGGGATAAAATTTCACCATTTTTGCTCGACTTTAACTGTACCATTCCGCTCGAACAACATAAAAGTGTGTCTAAGATGATTCGAAAGCATTATCTCGGATCCGAAAATATTTGCAGCAAAACGACAGCGGCGGTGGTACAGATGATGAGCGATCGGTTGTTTAAGCTCGACTATGCAAAAGCAGTTCGTTTGCAGGCGGAAATGCACAAAAGTCCGGTTTGGACCTATTTGTACTCGTACAGGGCCCAGCACAGTCTTAGCGACCGTTTAAGCGGCACCAATAGAAATTTcg GTGTCAGCCATGGTGAcgacatatttctcattcttgattcgACGATAGCGAACACTTCGAATTCTCTGGATAAGAAAATGCAGGAGGTTTTGCTTGACTTTTACACGTCGTTTGCTATCGAGGG GAAACCGAAGATCGGTAAAGTCGAATGGAAGAAACTGGTCGGCAACGAAAAAGCGTTTTCTTACTTGCATATAAAAAATCCAAGTGAGCTGGTCATGGCCAGCGACAACGACTTTGCGGAAAAGAACTTTTGGGACACGATTAATTTCAACGAGAATAAACTGTCTAAATCATTAACCACTGAGGTTCGAGATAAAGTAAACGAAAAATAG
- the Jhe gene encoding juvenile hormone esterase, translating to MTSLWWILLLFGSQINLAWSLEDAPRVKTPLGGIKGYYKLSANGREYEAYEGIPYALPPIGKLRFKPPHRIPPWLGELSATKFGPPCLQYTQLDETTSNEKVIGAEDCLYLNVYVPVREEMSTKPMPVIFWIHGGAFQFGSGIDAGGKYLMDHDVVFVTINYRLGILGFLSTENEIVPGNMGLKDQSMALRWVSENIEWFGGDPNRVTLAGLSAGGASVHYHYLSPMSAGLFQGGISFSGTAFDCWTQTENMLEKTKHVATLMGCPTGNLKEMVRCLRYRPPRAMVQSAHEFLRFYYNPFTPFGPIPEKFGDEPFIDRLPVEIVSSGDVHDIPWITGVTSEEGLYPVAEFIAIPEALKTLEDNWDLLAPHFLDYNYTLPKEEHVEVARLIKNHYFGSKKIDETTTKSLVEMASDRFFVADSVKAARMQASVNKQPVWYYYYTYRGAQSLSDVMSKTTNNYGVSHGDDAFAVIDTHYVDFTTTLEDRKMQRVLIDLWTSFAINGVPNVSGVQWPKLNPNEKVLHYLKITGPDKIHMDSNANFGQKDFWSSINFNENKFNSTSAGHMIKEEL from the exons ATGACGAGCCTATGGTGGATTTTGCTTCTTTTCGGATCGCAAATAAACCTGGCGTGGAGTCTGGAGGACGCGCCGAGAGTTAAAACACCTTTGGGTGGTATTAAAGGATATTATAAGCTCTCTGCTAATGGAAGAGAGTATGAAGCCTATGAAGGGATCCCTTACGCGTTGCCTCCAATTGGAAAGCTTCGATTCAAG CCTCCTCACCGGATACCACCCTGGTTGGGCGAACTTTCTGCGACGAAGTTCGGCCCTCCTTGCTTACAATACACCCAACTAGACGAGACTACATCGAATGAGAAAGTTATTGGTGCTGAGGATTGTCTCTACTTAAACGTTTACGTGCCAGTGCGAGAAGAAATGTCTACCAAACCGATGCCAGTAATTTTTTGGATTCACGGGGGGGCCTTCCAGTTTGGTAGTGGAATAGATGCGGGTGGGAAATATCTTATGGACCACGATGTCGTATTTGTTACAATCAATTATCGTCTAGGAATATTAG GTTTCTTAAGTACAGAGAATGAAATAGTTCCTGGTAACATGGGACTGAAGGATCAAAGTATGGCCCTACGATGGGTATCAGAGAATATCGAATGGTTCGGCGGTGATCCAAACAGAGTCACTTTGGCCGGATTAAGTGCCGGTGGCGCGAGTGTCCATTATCACTACTTATCGCCCATGAGTGCTGGTCTTTTTCAAG GTGGTATCTCGTTCAGTGGAACAGCTTTTGATTGTTGGACACAGACTGAAAATATGCTAGAAAAAACCAAACATGTAGCAACACTTATGGGTTGCCCTACAGGTAACTTGAAAGAAATGGTACGTTGTCTGAGATATCGTCCACCTCGGGCTATGGTTCAATCTGCTCATGAATTTTTG CGATTCTATTATAATCCATTCACACCATTCGGACCAATTCCGGAGAAATTTGGAGACGAACCATTCATTGATAGGCTACCTGTTGAAATCGTGAGTAGCGGCGATGTTCATGATATTCCTTGGATAACTGGTGTAACTAGCGAAGAAGGACTGTACCCAGTTGCAG aatttatTGCTATACCAGAAGCTTTAAAAACATTGGAAGATAATTGGGATCTTCTTGCACCTCATTTTCTTGATTATAACTACACTTTACCTAAAGAGGAACATGTTGAAGTTGCCAGACTTATAAAAAATCATTACTTTGGATCAAAGAAAATTGATGAAACAACAACAAAATCTTTGGTAGAAATGGCTAGCGATCGATTTTTTGTTGCTGATAGTGTAAAGGCTGCCAGAATGCAAGCTAGTGTTAATAAGCAACCTGTctggtattattattataccTACAGAGGTGCACAGAGTTTGAGTGATGTCATGAGTAAAACTACTAATAATTATG GTGTAAGCCATGGGGACGATGCATTTGCTGTTATAGATACTCATTATGTGGATTTCACAACAACACTGGAAGATCGTAAAATGCAACGAGTTTTGATCGACTTATGGACATCATTTGCAATTAATGG aGTCCCAAATGTAAGTGGTGTTCAATGGCCTAAATTAAATCCAAATGAAAAGGTACTCCATTACTTGAAGATAACAGGACCAGACAAAATTCATATGGACAGTAATGCAAACTTTGGTCAGAAAGATTTTTGGTCTTCTATCAATTTtaatgaaaacaaatttaacagtACATCTGCTGGACATATGATAAAAGAAGAATTATAA